The Plasmodium relictum strain SGS1 genome assembly, chromosome: 2 genome segment AAAGTAGACAAAATGGAAATTAGATAATTATATAagatatatatgtatttttttttctttttttcaatatatgaatgttttaattttaaagaaatttcaattttttaagataagaggttattttattttattgccatttaaaaaaagttcacagaattataaattttttttttttttttaatatatatatatatattaaaattaaaaaaaaatgaaaaatataatataaaaaaaaaaaaaattaatgttttTCTGTGAATAAAATGTAACGATTTTGATATAATTTAGGTTTTCTTTCCATGATTAAAATATTGTTCTTTTGTAATAACATTgtagttatatatattttgatcACTTAACCATACATAAGTCCCTATATAATTACTATATAAACTATTCTTATgagaataaatattaatttccCATTCAGTAGGGAAAATGGCCcttaattctttatataatctatgcttaaaatttttaaattttgtgGATCCACCAGATATATAAATTTGTGAAACAAAATACTTTTGAATTTCCTTTGGTAACAATGATATACATCTATATATTAATTCAACAATGCTACAATGTTCCAAATTAATATCTTGAGGATTAAATAAAACCTCTGGTATGCTTATTCTTTCGTTTGTTAAATTAATGATATCctccttttttttagaaCCTTTTACATTTAATTCACTTATAAAAGAATCGTCATctttaaaattagaaaattctTGCTTATAATCATAATCGGATTCTAAATGAATACAATCATTAGAACAATCTTTTTTCAGCGTATCAAATacttcatttatttcatgCTTTGTTGCATTATTATAatcaattaatttatatttataagatAAATGGGGttctacttttttatttttttttattttcttttgtttttccttttcattttttccattagcttcatttttatcaaatattgttttattttcattttttaagcCATATATATCCacacattttcttttttgctCATCTCTTAACTTTCCATTGCTGTCATAGTTAATAAACtgattataattattatttaagttGAAACAATTTTCATATGtgttatcattattatccATTAAATcatcatttcttttattatttttctttagcATATTTTCAGAAATGTtataacttttattatttattgtattataattttcactttcataatttattaaactaCTGTTATTCTTTTTGATATAATTCGTGttctcttcttttttaaaatcattactattataattattttcatttaaatcgataaatttttctttcttttttcctaattcatttatattttttaaattactatTTCTTTCTTCATCTAATTCTCTCATTAATATTTCACTTCTCATATTCAGTTTATCTTtgattttttgtttttttatttcttccaATCGTTTCTTCTCATTTTCTAAATCCTTTACATAATCTAATGACACATAGCATGCTCtctctttaatattttctactAATAATTCATTATGTTCTAAGTTAACGTGTTTATAAGAAagcatattttttaaatatgtatttaatATGGAAGCAGAAACTTTTGTTCTTAAAATAGCATACTCAATAAGTTTATATTCAATATAGGgcaatatatatgtatgagAATAGCCAACATCAATATATAAAGCACACGGATTTCGTAAAGACAAATTGTAATTaccatttataatattactataaaaattatttatataactactattataattttctctAAATGCatttatatctttaaaatttttatcataataaCTTTTACATAAATCAATTTTATCtggtaataaaaaattcgggtcttgatttaaaaaattatttcctatataattattatcataaaGCGTACTTAcaatattattactattaaagaaataatcATTTCCTGGGTTATCTAAATCTTTACATAAATTATTGTTATCATAATTCAGGTTAAAAAAGGTATTAAAATAGTATTCTTGCCAATTTTCTCCGTGATAcattttattcatataaattttataggtatatttattatagcattctatattttttatgaaaatatgcTTATTTGTTAATATATTAGTTTCATCGTATTCTTCCTCCGTATTTTTTATTGACTTATCTCTCTcgtaaaaattttcattttcactaacattttgtaattttttattcatatcaCTAAGTTCTTCTTCATTAACTTCATCTAGAGATTTTTCTTTCATACTTTTTATTGAATTACTATAAGTAATGCTCTCCTTTATACTATTTTTCGAATTACtctgtttttttaaattcactCTACTCTTTTCCCcctttcttttcttttttgacACATaacctttttttattataaacgagtttttattaaaaacagGAGGATTCAATATGTCATATTGCCCTAAATTTAAACCTATAAATGAGAATGGCAACATTGTTTGAGAAGAGACAATAACTATTTgttcaaaattaaaatattcgaACAACAATTCAATAACACCTTGTCTTATATATGCAGGTGTTAAGTAAGATTCGGTAACACAAATAGCcatatcatttattttattcccAACTGTTTGTTTACATCCAAATATTTTTTCCCATATTTTTGTTTGCATTTCTAAATCTAATAATAATCCGTCCACGTGAGGTCTATGACAAAAGTATTCACATATACTATAGCAGCTATCacttatatgaaaaatatttttttttcttatttggCCTACACAGTTAGGTACAATGAATTTTGGTTCTATGTTTTCAAACAACGTATCATCCATTTGCGAATAACTTGGAAGTATCccaccttttattaaccctCCTCCATTATCTAGTATTAATTTCGGTATGTCTATATTAATAGGTGCTGACatgttcaattttttttttttcttatttcactatttaattaatatgttTATGTTCTATATTAACAgtgcataaaaaaaaaaaaaattaaaactcgTACAGcctatattttgtttttttctgttttttttctttgatcTCCTTTACATTTCTTTTCCTGCATTTAAGAAAATTCAgtattattttactttattattacaatatatttaaaaaaaaaacaaataattttctttatcattttatatatttttttttctttctaatattaaataaatagttatttaattttttgttaaaaaattagCTTTTCTgctattaaaataatttacaaaTGATTAaggtagaaaaaaaaaaaaataaaattaataaatatataaaagaaaaaaaagaaaagaaaaaaagaaaaaaaaaggaaattataaaatttcttaATTTCCTAACATTAAAGATAAACATACATAACATTTCTTAATACTCTACTACAAAAAATTAGCTAATAGCAATTTTTTATGAgcccattttttttaaaattttgttttttattttttatttgtattcaCCTTTTAaaaatctttatatatatatatatatccatTAATTAaccttatatatttaattgtaAAAATTGACTTAAAAaacttttgtatttttaattgtaaATATGGAACATAATCGGATAAATTCTACTTAAATGCATatacatctttttttttatttaggtttagaaaaaatatatttaaaatatatattaaacattaaaaaaaataaataaataaattttattattaaaagatataattttttcttataaagagaaaaaaaaaaattttttaaatttttttttatttaaagaaaatttataaattcataatatgcgttaatttaaaatttaatgataATCACCACTCAATAAAAAATGCAAtgcataaaaaattatatacataaaaatcaaaataacaattttaaaagattatattttcgattaatattattaaaataaaaaggtaATAAGAACAAATAACTCtacataaataaaagaattattataatatttaaaaatatgtattaattaaatagaaatataattttaaataatttatagaaatggatttttcttaaatttaaagaaaaagaattatctTTTTTGATATACCGATTTAATAAGGTTTTACGCAAACTGTGTTCATAAGTTTTCtatttaacaaaataaaaaaaaaatatattaattatttaagaaaaattatgataaaataaaaaatcacccaatttatacatatatacatatatagttatatatatgtataatgaAACAgtttcaaatattttataattaagtgaaaataatttttttacactATAATTTACTTTAAGTAGTTAAAAAATTCAAggataaatttatatacataagcTTATTTTCGTATTTTTATAAAggataaaattttaaaatgacatttaaaaaagaatataataataacagacatagtaaaaaaaaaaataattataataaattaatataataactgaatataataaaaaaaaaatttcaaaagtCCATTAAAcgaaaaaataacatatatatatatacaaatttaGTCAAATATATTTAGATTAAAATAAGATAATCTCTCATCTTTAAAtcattcataaaaaatatatacatttgatttcaatttattatataggaaaaaaataaacaaaaattttaagttaGTAAACTTCTAATAAATAACTTTTTCAATTTTACTAATGGATCTGCAGCAtgctttttcatttttaactatacataaaataaaattgtctataagtataaataaaaaatgtatcaTACTATATGATTAatcttttttatctatatttttaataaatctaaTTTTAATTGTCTACAACGTCTAATAGTAGTGTTTTAACTTCTTGTTCGTTAACTCCTGAATTGTCGTTTTCAACAGTTggtttttcttttaaaggTTTTTTCATACTTTGTTTTTCTcgtattttttcttcaatcaataattttaattgtctctaaataatttcaataattttttaaaaaatggtacatatatttcatatagtaatatattaaatattactgagtatatattcttaacttttaaatttaatgtaataaataagtatatattttattatgtataaatatatatatgtgcatctttctttttcatttattatttaagcaaaatttttgttaatttttctatattttctatatttactTGAACAAGATCAGACACTAACAATTGTTGGACGGTAGCTCTGTAATTTGGCTCTCTAATTAGCatacttttataaatattatttagttCTTTTGAATACATATGCGGCAAATCAGGTAtctcaaaaaataaagatatcacaaaaaaaaatttataaataaataatacaagaataaattaaattttataaacaaACATATACATGGCAAAttacaaataaattatatatatatgtatgtgtTATATTTATACAGGTGCATATCTTATGTTATAGCATAATTGCTGAATTCCTTTGGTTGAATGAAAAGGAGTTCTAAATGTGGCTAGTTCATAAATTAAACAACCAGTAGCCCAAACATCTGAAGGCCagctatattttttatctttgcATAATTCTGGGCTTAAATAATATGGAGTACCTATTAATGTATTAGCATAATCTAAAGTATTTTCTAAAACTTTTGATATTCCAAAATCACATAATCGAACTCTCTTGTCACTATCTATCAAAATATTTAGTGATTTCATAtctgttaaaaaaaaaaatgtatatttttttaataattcatataataatattaaatgtgattttttttttctttttatttgataagaaaaaagtaattaaCCTCTATGTAAAATATGATTTGAATGAAGAAATTTTAGAGCAGTTAAAATTTGAGTTAGCCAAATAAGTATAcgtttttcttttataggtgtgttttgtttctttttattttgaatataaTGATAAAGGTCTCCAcctttaaatattattaaaaaattaaagaagttcacttttttttttttttctaatatatacTAATTGGTGTAATTTAAttcttatctttttttacCTTTACAATGCTTCATGACTATTCTAAGAGTATCACCTTCTATGTAACTTTCAATATACTTAACTATAAAAGGGTGAtttaattttgataataaCTAAAAGATACGTAAagacataaaaaataaaaaaatattattcgTTAATACATATCcttaaaatgttttattttatttttttattttttttattgatggTACTTCAACTTCTTTTAAACATTgctgtttttctttttgagaCATTtgagaaatatttattattttcattacgTAACTTTAGAAcaaaaaacatataattcatttatttttatatatttaattttatttttatttattctattataaaatttaaaattactggtcattttttttatctctaACAAGTATTGTATTTCCATAATTTCCTTTTCCTATATctcttattttttcatatttattcattttaactaatatttatgtacatatattttacaaaaaaaaaaaaagcagaaatatattttccttATTAAAGAATGaaacttttaataaaatagaaaaaatatatatatagaattcTATAATATTCTATTTGAAGTTCCTGTTTatagaagataaaaaaaaatggataatgaaaaaactgagttgaaaaaaaagaaaagaaaaaaataaattaattaaaatttttaaaatcatttttaattctGCTACAAAGACCTTTTCttttcctatttttttttttttttttgtttgattTGATAAAAGCATTGTTGTCCTCATAGAATAAGTGTATATACCAAatgaacattttttattttttgaactttttaattttc includes the following:
- the ARP6 gene encoding actin-related protein, putative; protein product: MSAPINIDIPKLILDNGGGLIKGGILPSYSQMDDTLFENIEPKFIVPNCVGQIRKKNIFHISDSCYSICEYFCHRPHVDGLLLDLEMQTKIWEKIFGCKQTVGNKINDMAICVTESYLTPAYIRQGVIELLFEYFNFEQIVIVSSQTMLPFSFIGLNLGQYDILNPPVFNKNSFIIKKGYVSKKKRKGEKSRVNLKKQSNSKNSIKESITYSNSIKSMKEKSLDEVNEEELSDMNKKLQNVSENENFYERDKSIKNTEEEYDETNILTNKHIFIKNIECYNKYTYKIYMNKMYHGENWQEYYFNTFFNLNYDNNNLCKDLDNPGNDYFFNSNNIVSTLYDNNYIGNNFLNQDPNFLLPDKIDLCKSYYDKNFKDINAFRENYNSSYINNFYSNIINGNYNLSLRNPCALYIDVGYSHTYILPYIEYKLIEYAILRTKVSASILNTYLKNMLSYKHVNLEHNELLVENIKERACYVSLDYVKDLENEKKRLEEIKKQKIKDKLNMRSEILMRELDEERNSNLKNINELGKKKEKFIDLNENNYNSNDFKKEENTNYIKKNNSSLINYESENYNTINNKSYNISENMLKKNNKRNDDLMDNNDNTYENCFNLNNNYNQFINYDSNGKLRDEQKRKCVDIYGLKNENKTIFDKNEANGKNEKEKQKKIKKNKKVEPHLSYKYKLIDYNNATKHEINEVFDTLKKDCSNDCIHLESDYDYKQEFSNFKDDDSFISELNVKGSKKKEDIINLTNERISIPEVLFNPQDINLEHCSIVELIYRCISLLPKEIQKYFVSQIYISGGSTKFKNFKHRLYKELRAIFPTEWEINIYSHKNSLYSNYIGTYVWLSDQNIYNYNVITKEQYFNHGKKT
- the NEK4 gene encoding NIMA related kinase 4, putative, with the translated sequence MNKYEKIRDIGKGNYGNTILVRDKKNDHYVMKIINISQMSQKEKQQCLKEVELLSKLNHPFIVKYIESYIEGDTLRIVMKHCKGGDLYHYIQNKKKQNTPIKEKRILIWLTQILTALKFLHSNHILHRDMKSLNILIDSDKRVRLCDFGISKVLENTLDYANTLIGTPYYLSPELCKDKKYSWPSDVWATGCLIYELATFRTPFHSTKGIQQLCYNIRYAPIPDLPHMYSKELNNIYKSMLIREPNYRATVQQLLVSDLVQRQLKLLIEEKIREKQSMKKPLKEKPTVENDNSGVNEQEVKTLLLDVVDN